A DNA window from Vigna unguiculata cultivar IT97K-499-35 chromosome 10, ASM411807v1, whole genome shotgun sequence contains the following coding sequences:
- the LOC114165058 gene encoding 2-oxoisovalerate dehydrogenase subunit beta 1, mitochondrial: MPTKFGRLVSLVYKRGFSTSTSVQKGASEQGVKSLNLCSAINQALHIALDSDPRSYVFGEDVSFGGVFRCTTGLADQFGKKRVFNTPLCEQGIVGFGIGLAAMGNRAIAEIQFADYIFPAFDQIVNEAAKFRYRSGNQFNCGGLTIRTPYGAVGHGGHYHSQSPEAFFCHVPGIKVVIPRSPRQAKGLLLSCIRDPNPIVFFEPKWLYRLAVEEVPEDDYMLPLSEAEVIRQGSDVTLVGWGAQLSIMEQACIDAEKEGISCELIDLKTLIPWDKETVEASVNKTGRLLVSHEAPITGGFGAEISASIVERCFSRLEAPVARICGLDTPFPLVFEPFYMPTKNKILDAIKSTVKY, translated from the exons ATGCCAACCAAGTTTGGAAGATTGGTCTCTTTGGTTTACAAGAGAGGATTTTCCACCTCCACCAGCGTTCAAAAGGGTGCTTCTGAGCAAGGTGTGAAATCATTGAACCTCTGTTCTGCAATTAATCAGGCTCTGCACATTGCCTTGGACTCTGATCCCCG TTCTTATGTGTTTGGAGAGGATGTAAGCTTTGGTGGTGTCTTCCGTTGCACAACAGGATTAGCAGACCAATTTGGTAAAAAGAGGGTTTTCAATACTCCTCTCTGTGAGCAg GGAATTGTTGGCTTTGGTATTGGTCTTGCAGCTATG GGAAACCGAGCCATAGCAGAAATCCAGTTTGCAGATTACATTTTCCCTGCTTTTGATCAG ATTGTCAATGAAGCTGCCAAATTCAGATACCGGAGTGGGAACCAATTTAATTGCGGTG GTTTAACAATTAGAACCCCTTATGGAGCTGTGGGCCATGGTGGGCATTACCACTCTCAGTCCCCTGAGGCTTTCTTCTGTCATGTTCCTGGTATCAAA GTGGTCATCCCCAGAAGTCCACGACAAGCAAAAGGGTTGTTGCTATCTTGCATTAGAGATCCAAATCCTATAGTATTTTTTGAACCGAAG TGGCTTTATCGTTTGGCCGTAGAAGAAGTACCGGAGGATGATTACATGCTTCCTTTATCTGAGGCTGAG GTGATTCGGCAAGGAAGTGATGTAACCCTTGTGGGATGGGGAGCTCAATTATCTATAATGGAACAAGCTTGTATTGATGCGGAAAAG GAGGgaatttcttgtgaattgattgatcTGAAGACACTAATTCCTTGGGACAAGGAAACAGTAGAAGCCTCAGTTAATAAAACAGGAAGATTGCTA GTTAGTCATGAGGCTCCTATAACTGGAGGTTTTGGTGCTGAAATCTCAGCTTCCATTGTTGAGCGTTGCTTCTCAAGG TTAGAGGCCCCTGTAGCAAGAATTTGTGGTCTGGACACTCCATTTCCTTTGGTTTTTGAACCTTTCTACATGCCAACAAAAAATAAG ATATTGGATGCAATAAAATCAACTGTGAAGTACTAA